The sequence CCTTGAGCTCGATTACACCCCGAAGTCCGCCATCATCCTCGGGGGCGGCGTCATCGGGTCCGAGTTCGCGTCCGCCTGGAACTCGTTCGGCGTGGACGTCACCATCATCGAGGGCCTGGACCACCTCGTCCCGAACGAGGATCCGGAGATCATCAAGATCCTGGAGCGCGAGTTCAAGAAGAAGGGCATCAAGTCCAACCTGGGCACCTTCTTCGAGAAGGTCGAGGAGACCGGCGACGGCGTCAAGGTCACGCTGGCCGACGGCAAGGAGTTCACCGCCGAGGTCTGCCTCGTCGCCGTGGGCCGCGGCCCGGTCACCCAGGGTCTGGGCTACGAGGAGCAGGGCATCCCCCTGGACCGGGGCTTCGTCATCACCAATGAGCGCCTGCACACCGGGGTGGGCAACATCTACGCCATCGGTGACATCGTCCCCGGCGTCCAGTTGGCCCACCGCGGCTACCAGCAGGGTCACTTCGTGGCCGAGGAGATCGCCGGCAACAACCCGATCATCGTCGAGGACGTGAACATCCCCAAGGTGACCTTCACCGAACCGGAGATCATGTCCGTGGGCTACTCCGAGTCCAAGGCCAAGGAGAAGTTCGGCGAATCCAACGTGGAGACCACCACCTACAACCTGGCCGGCAACGGCAAGTCCTCGATCCTCGGCACCGGGGGCATCATCAAGATGGTCCGCCAGAAGAACGGGCCGATCGTCGGCGTCCACGGCATCGGCAAGCGCATCAGCGAGCAGATCGGTGAATCCCAACTGATCGTCAACTGGGAGGCGTACCCGGAGGACGTGGCCGCCTTCGTCCACGCGCACCCGACCCAGAACGAATCCCTCGGCGAAGCCGCGATGGCCCTGAACGGCCACCCGCTGCACGGCTGACAGCACCGAAGAACAGCAACCGGCCGGCCCCGCCAAGGGTCGGCCACCAACCATCGTCACGCCGGCGGGCAGCCGGCACGCACTTGAGGAGAAACGGGACGACATGTCTGAAACCGTGAACCTGCCGGCCCTTGGTGAATCCGTCACCGAAGGCACCGTCACCCGCTGGCTGAAGGAGGTCGGCGACGAGGTCGCCGTCGACGAGCCCTTGGTGGAAGTCTCCACCGACAAGGTGGACACCGAGATCCCGTCCCCCGTGGCCGGCATTCTCGAGGAGATCCTGGTCCAGGAGGACGAGACCGTGGAGGTCGACGCCCCGCTGGCACGCATCGGTTCCGGATCCGGCGGCGGCTCGTCCGACGACGCCCCGGCTGCCGCTGAGGCCGACGCAGAGGAACCCGCTGAGTCCGACGCGAAGGAACCCGCAGAAGAACCCGCCGAGGCCCCGGCCAACGACGAGGCCGGGGACAGCAGCACCGACGGACAGGAGCTGTCCTCCGAGCAGGTCGCTGCCGAGGACGCTGAGGAACAGGGCTCGGGAGAGTCGACCGAGGTCACCCTGCCCGCCCTGGGCGAGTCCGTCACCGAGGGCACCGTCACCCGCTGGTTGAAGGAGATCGGCGACGACGTCGAGGTCGACGAGCCCCTGCTGGAGGTCTCCACCGACAAGGTGGACACCGAGATCCCCTCCCCCGTGGCCGGCAAGCTGCAGGAGATCAAGGTCCAGGAAGACGAGACCGTCGAAGTCGGTGCCGTCCTGGCACTCGTCGGTTCCGGTTCCGGCGGCGGCTCGGCCGCCGAGGACAAGCCGGCGGAGCCCGCGGAGGAGAAGCCAGCGGAGCCCGCGGAGGAGAAGCCAGCGGAGCCTGCCGAAGAGAAGGCCGACACGAAGTCCGAGGAGAAGCCCGAGGACACGGGTGCGGACAAGGCCGAGCAGTCCGAGTCCGCTCCGGCCCCGAGCTCTGAGCAGAAGCAGGAGAAGCCGGCACCGTCCGCTCCCTCCTCGACGCCGTCACCCTCCGCCCAGGCTTCGGCTCCGGGCGAGGGTTATGTCACGCCGCTCGTGCGCCGACTGGCCCAGCAGAACGATGTGGACCTGTCCACCGTGGTGGGCACAGGCGTCGGTGGCCGCATCCGCAAGCAGGACGTCCTGGTGGCCGCAGAGGCAGCCAAGGCCAAGGAGACCGGCTCCGCACCGGCCCCGGCCGCTCAGGCCGCCCCGTCCGCGGCAGCCTCGGCTCCGGCCCCCGCTGCCGCCAGCACCGTGGATCCGGCCAAGCGCGGCACCTCCGAGAAGGCCCCGCGCATCCGCCAGACCATCGCCAAGCGCATGCGGGAGTCCCTGGACGTCTCGGCCCAGCTGACGCAGGTCCACGAGATCGATATGACCCGCATTGTCGCGCTGCGCGGCAAGGCCAAGGTCGGTTTCCAGCAGAAGAACGGCGTGAAGCTCACCTACCTGCCCTTCATCACCCAGGCCACGGCCGAGGCGCTGAAGCAGCACCCGAAGCTGAATGCCGAGTTCAACGCGGAGACCTCGGAGATCACCTACCACGACTCCGAGGAAATCGCGATCGCCGTGGACACGGACAAGGGCCTGTTCGTCCCCGTGATCAAGGACACCGGCTCGCTGAACCTGTCCGGGATTGCCGGCAAGATCGCCGACCTGGCCGATCGGACCCGGAACAACAAGATCTCCCCGGACGAGCTCAGCGGCGGGACCTTCTCCATCACCAACTTCGGTTCGGTGGGTGCCCTGTTCGACACCCCGATCATCAACCAGCCCAACGTGGCGATCCTGGGCGTGGGCACCATCGTCAAGCGGCCCATGGTCATCACCGATCCGGATGGCAATGACACCATCTCCATCCGGCACATGATGTACCTGAGCCTGACGTACGACCACCGCCTCGTGGACGGTGCCGACGCCGGACGCTTCCTGCAGACCGTCAAGGCCCGCCTCGAGGCCGGCGAGTTCGCCCACGAGCTGGGGCTGTAGCCGTGGAGGTCGTGACCGCTCTATTCGTCGCCATCCACATCATCTCCGCTGCCGCGATCGTCGGCGGGTGGCTGGCCCACTTCAAGAACCCGACTGTCACCAAGTCGCAGTGGTGGGGTTCCTGGGGCATGATCGTCTCCGGTCTGTTGCTGGCCGGCCTGGCTGAGATGGGTGACGGACCGGTGAACCACGCCAAGATCGGCGTCAAGCTGGTCATCGGCCTGGGAGTCTTCATCACGGCTCTGCTGGGCCGGCGCAAGGAGAACAAGGGCGAGCCGGTCCCGACGGGGCTGGCCCACGCCACGGGCGGCCTCGGGTTGATCAACATCCTGATCGCCGTGCTGTGGCAGGACTTCTCCTGACCCACTCCACGCACCGCTGACGGCGGCCGACCGGTTCTCCGGTCGGCCGCCGTCTTCGTCTCGCGACGGTCCCGCCCCTGCGGTCCAGACGTTCGGCAGGTCAGGCTCGGCAGGTCAGGGAAGGATCTCTCTCACCCGCCAGCCTGCCGTGGTCCGCTGCAGGTGGACGGTGAATCGTTCCACGGTGGGCGCAGGGGACTCTGCCACGGTGTCCCCGCTGGCCGTCACCGTGCGATAGGGACTGATGGTCAGTTCGACCGGGACAGTGGCCGTGGAGGCATCGGTCTGCTCGATCGCGCCGGTGACGGTGGTCTCCAGGCGCAAGCCCTCGAAGTGCAGACCCTGCGCCTCCAACTGCTCCTGCAGGCCAACATCCTCAGCGAAGGCGGGTGAGTCCGGCAGGCTGTACACCGCCACGTGCCGGCGGTCCAGGGACGTGAGCGCTTCGGTGCGAGCCTCCCCCAGGGACTCCGCCGCATCGGAAACGTGTTCCATGCCGAGTCCGGTCGTCGCTTCCGGCTCCGGGGAAGCGGACTCGGTCTCCACGCTGGCCGCGGCACTGGCAGGCACGGGAGCGGTGGAGCCGGCCCGGGCCGAGGGGTCCGGCCCCGGGGCGGACTCGGAAGCAGCCAAGTACAGGCCTGCCGTCACCGCCACGGCGAGGGCGGCGGCCGCTCCCCCGCCCAGCATCCAGCTGCGCCGGACCGACCGACCGCGTCGTCCGCGTCGTCCGCGCTGACCCTGCTGACCGTGCGGCCCGCGCCGCCTGCCCCGTCGACGAACACTGAGTCCGCCGTCGGCTGCTCCAGGGTCCCGACGGCGGGTGGGCAGCTCCATCGCCACGTCCGGGCCGGCTGCGGGGTACAGGTCCACGGGGACCGGGGTGGTCCATCGGTAGCAGGCCATCGCGAACCGCTCGGCGGTGGGGCGACGCTCGGGGTCCTCTTCCAAGCCGGCTTCCAGGAGCTCGACCACGTCCAGGGGGATGTCCGGCACGATCAGGGGCAGTGGAGCCCGGGATGAGGTGGGGGCCGGTGCACGTCCCGTGAGTGCGAACCATCCCACGGCAGCCAGCGAGTACACGTCGGCCGCGGGGTTCAGCCCGGGGCTGTCTCCGCCCGGATGCCCGGCGACGCCCTCCCGGTCGAGTTCAGGGGCGGAGAATCCCGGCGTCCCCAGGCGGCGGCCGGGCCCACCCAAGAGTCGCGAGGAGCCCAGGTCGGAGACAGCCGGCCGGCCCATGACCGTGAAGAGGATGTTGCCCGGGGATACGTCACCGTGGACCACACCGTGCTCGTGCAGGGCCTGCAGCGCTTGGGCGACCGGCACCAGCACCGTGACGACCTGGCCCAGAGGCAGCGGCCCGGCCGCGCGGACCAGAGTGCCCAGCGAGCCTCCGGGATGATATTCACTGAGCAGGCCCGGACCGCGGTCGGTGGACACCACACCGAGGGGACGCACCACGTGGTCATGGTCCAACTCGCCCACGGCCATCATCTCGATATCCAGCAGTTCGGCCGCCGCCTCGACCCGGTGGTCCGGGACCTTCAATGCCGCTTCAGACCCCTCCCCGTCGGCCACCAGCCAGACGGTAGAGCTGCCTCCACGCCCCAGTTCACGCCGGACCTCCCAGCCGGGCACCTGGGGCCACGGTGTCGACGAGTCCATCGGGTCTCCTTCCGGTCAGCACACGTCATCCTGCGTCATCCATCCTGCCGGTCCCCCGTTACCTCTGCAGGGGTTATCCACAGCCTGCGGGGCCGGGACTAGAGTGGAGGCATGCCCGTGACGACCATGCCTCCGTTCCGCGTCCTGGGGCTCTCCCCGGACACCGTCGACTACGTCTCGGCGTGGGACCTCCAGCAGCAACTGCACGCCGAGGTGGTCGCAGGATCCTCGAGTGGCTCCGTCCTGTTCCTGGAGCACACCGCGGTCTACACCGCCGGCAAGCGCACCGAGCCCCAGGACCTCCCGGACGACGGCTCACCGGTGGTGAACGTGGACCGCGGCGGCAAGCTGACCTGGCACGGTCCGGGGCAGCTGGTCTGCTATCCGGTGGTGCGCCTGGCGGACCCGGCCGCCGTCAAGGACTATGTCTGGTTCCTCGAGGAGGCCATCATCCGCACCCTGGCCGACCATGGCCTGAGGGGTGAGCGGGTCGACGGCCGCTCCGGCGTGTGGATCCTCGGCGGTACCGACGGGGACAGCCAGCCCCGGCCGGACCGCAAGATCGCCGCCGTCGGCCTCCGGGTCAACCATGGCGTCTCCATGCATGGGTTCGCACTGAACTGCAGCAACTCCCTGGAGCCCTACGAGCACATCATCGCGTGCGGCATCTCCGATGCCGGCTCCACCACCATCTCGGCCGAGACCGGCCGGACCATCGCCCCGGCGGACGTGCTGGCAACGGTCCAGGAGCACTTTGCCGAGTTGGCACCGGGCCATATCGCCCCCGTATCCCAGGCCCTGCCGTCCGAAACCGCGGACGGCAACGCAACGACGAAAACCCTTGTGGAAGGAACTCCTCAGTGAGCGCATCCCCCGACGGCCGCCGCCTCCTGCGCGTGGAAGCACGCAACGCCGAGGTCCCCGTGGAACGCAAGCCGGATTGGATCAAGGCCAAGGTCGAGATCGGTCCCGAGTACATCGACCTCAAGAACAAAGTGAAGTCCTCCGGACTGCACACCGTGTGTGAGGAGGCCGGCTGCCCCAATATCTTCGAATGCTGGGAGGACCGTGAGGCGACGTTCCTGATCGGCGGAGACACCTGCACCCGCCGCTGCGGCTTCTGCGACATCGCCACCGGCAAGCCCGAACCGCTGGACCTCGACGAACCGCGGCGCGTGGCCGAGAACATCCGCGAGATGAACCTGCGCTACACCACCGTCACGGGGGTGGCACGGGACGATCAGAAGGACGGTGCCGCCTGGCTGTACGCAGAGACGATCCGCAAGGTCCACGAGCTGAACCCGAACACCGGCATCGAGATCCTGCCCCCGGACTTCGGGGCCGACCCGGACCTCGTCCAGGTGGTCTTCGATGCCCGTCCGGAGGTCTTCGCCCACAACTTGGAGACCGTGCCGCGGATCTTCAAGGCCATCCGTCCAGCCTTCACCTACGAGAAGTCCCTGCGAGTGCTGTCCATGGCCAAGGCCGACGGCCTGCTGACCAAGTCCAACCTGATCCTGGGCATGGGCGAGGAGGACCACGAGATCGACCAGGCCCTCGTGGACCTGCACGAGGCCGGCTGCGACATCATCACGGTGACCCAATACGTCCGCCCCTCGAAGCTGCACCATCCGATCGACCGGTGGGTCAAGCCCGAGGAGTTCGTGCACTGGTCCGAACGCGCCGAGGAGATCGGTTTCGCCGGCGTCATGGCCGGCCCCCTGGTCCGCTCGTCCTACCGCGCCGGCCGCCTGTACGCCACGGCCATGCGCAAGCTGGGCCGTGAGATGCCCTCGAACCTGTCCCACATCGAGGAGTCGGGTTCCACGCGCCAAGAGGCAGCGTCGCTGCTCGCGGGCCGGTAGACTGGGGCCACTATGGCCAAGAGCACTGATTCCGCAGCATCCTCCTCCCAGTCGACCCGCGAAAGCCTGAGGGCGGTCAAGACCGCCCAGAAGGAACGTCGCCAACAGGAGAAGAT comes from Citricoccus muralis and encodes:
- the lpdA gene encoding dihydrolipoyl dehydrogenase, with product MAEEATAQEFDVLILGGGSAGYAAALRSVQYGMTVGLIEKAKLGGTCLHWGCIPTKAYLHAAELADDARNSAKYGVHTTLESIDMAGVKSYKDGIVAGKYKGLTGLLKMRKVQVIEGEGKLVSQNQIEVGGTRYTGKNIILASGSEAKTFGLPIGGKIMTSTEALELDYTPKSAIILGGGVIGSEFASAWNSFGVDVTIIEGLDHLVPNEDPEIIKILEREFKKKGIKSNLGTFFEKVEETGDGVKVTLADGKEFTAEVCLVAVGRGPVTQGLGYEEQGIPLDRGFVITNERLHTGVGNIYAIGDIVPGVQLAHRGYQQGHFVAEEIAGNNPIIVEDVNIPKVTFTEPEIMSVGYSESKAKEKFGESNVETTTYNLAGNGKSSILGTGGIIKMVRQKNGPIVGVHGIGKRISEQIGESQLIVNWEAYPEDVAAFVHAHPTQNESLGEAAMALNGHPLHG
- the sucB gene encoding 2-oxoglutarate dehydrogenase, E2 component, dihydrolipoamide succinyltransferase, with the translated sequence MSETVNLPALGESVTEGTVTRWLKEVGDEVAVDEPLVEVSTDKVDTEIPSPVAGILEEILVQEDETVEVDAPLARIGSGSGGGSSDDAPAAAEADAEEPAESDAKEPAEEPAEAPANDEAGDSSTDGQELSSEQVAAEDAEEQGSGESTEVTLPALGESVTEGTVTRWLKEIGDDVEVDEPLLEVSTDKVDTEIPSPVAGKLQEIKVQEDETVEVGAVLALVGSGSGGGSAAEDKPAEPAEEKPAEPAEEKPAEPAEEKADTKSEEKPEDTGADKAEQSESAPAPSSEQKQEKPAPSAPSSTPSPSAQASAPGEGYVTPLVRRLAQQNDVDLSTVVGTGVGGRIRKQDVLVAAEAAKAKETGSAPAPAAQAAPSAAASAPAPAAASTVDPAKRGTSEKAPRIRQTIAKRMRESLDVSAQLTQVHEIDMTRIVALRGKAKVGFQQKNGVKLTYLPFITQATAEALKQHPKLNAEFNAETSEITYHDSEEIAIAVDTDKGLFVPVIKDTGSLNLSGIAGKIADLADRTRNNKISPDELSGGTFSITNFGSVGALFDTPIINQPNVAILGVGTIVKRPMVITDPDGNDTISIRHMMYLSLTYDHRLVDGADAGRFLQTVKARLEAGEFAHELGL
- a CDS encoding serine/threonine-protein kinase, which produces MDSSTPWPQVPGWEVRRELGRGGSSTVWLVADGEGSEAALKVPDHRVEAAAELLDIEMMAVGELDHDHVVRPLGVVSTDRGPGLLSEYHPGGSLGTLVRAAGPLPLGQVVTVLVPVAQALQALHEHGVVHGDVSPGNILFTVMGRPAVSDLGSSRLLGGPGRRLGTPGFSAPELDREGVAGHPGGDSPGLNPAADVYSLAAVGWFALTGRAPAPTSSRAPLPLIVPDIPLDVVELLEAGLEEDPERRPTAERFAMACYRWTTPVPVDLYPAAGPDVAMELPTRRRDPGAADGGLSVRRRGRRRGPHGQQGQRGRRGRRGRSVRRSWMLGGGAAAALAVAVTAGLYLAASESAPGPDPSARAGSTAPVPASAAASVETESASPEPEATTGLGMEHVSDAAESLGEARTEALTSLDRRHVAVYSLPDSPAFAEDVGLQEQLEAQGLHFEGLRLETTVTGAIEQTDASTATVPVELTISPYRTVTASGDTVAESPAPTVERFTVHLQRTTAGWRVREILP
- the lipB gene encoding lipoyl(octanoyl) transferase LipB gives rise to the protein MPVTTMPPFRVLGLSPDTVDYVSAWDLQQQLHAEVVAGSSSGSVLFLEHTAVYTAGKRTEPQDLPDDGSPVVNVDRGGKLTWHGPGQLVCYPVVRLADPAAVKDYVWFLEEAIIRTLADHGLRGERVDGRSGVWILGGTDGDSQPRPDRKIAAVGLRVNHGVSMHGFALNCSNSLEPYEHIIACGISDAGSTTISAETGRTIAPADVLATVQEHFAELAPGHIAPVSQALPSETADGNATTKTLVEGTPQ
- the lipA gene encoding lipoyl synthase — protein: MSASPDGRRLLRVEARNAEVPVERKPDWIKAKVEIGPEYIDLKNKVKSSGLHTVCEEAGCPNIFECWEDREATFLIGGDTCTRRCGFCDIATGKPEPLDLDEPRRVAENIREMNLRYTTVTGVARDDQKDGAAWLYAETIRKVHELNPNTGIEILPPDFGADPDLVQVVFDARPEVFAHNLETVPRIFKAIRPAFTYEKSLRVLSMAKADGLLTKSNLILGMGEEDHEIDQALVDLHEAGCDIITVTQYVRPSKLHHPIDRWVKPEEFVHWSERAEEIGFAGVMAGPLVRSSYRAGRLYATAMRKLGREMPSNLSHIEESGSTRQEAASLLAGR